One window from the genome of Pelecanus crispus isolate bPelCri1 chromosome 13, bPelCri1.pri, whole genome shotgun sequence encodes:
- the RPL36A gene encoding large ribosomal subunit protein eL42 — MVNVPKTRRTYCKKCGKHQPHKVTQYKKGKDSLYAQGKRRYDRKQSGYGGQTKPIFRKKAKTTKKIVLRLECVEPNCRSKRMLAIKRCKHFELGGDKKRKGQVIQF, encoded by the exons ATG GTGAACGTCCCGAAAACCCGCCGGACCTATTGCAAGAAATGCGGCAAGCATCAGCCGCACAAAGTCACCCAGTACAAGAAGGGGAAAGACTCGCTTTACGCCCAGG gAAAAAGACGCTATGATAGGAAACAAAGCGGCTATGGGGGCCAGACAAAGCCCATCTTCCGTAAGAAG gctAAGACCACAAAGAAGATTGTGCTGAGGCTGGAGTGTGTGGAGCCCAACTGCAGGTCCAAGAGGATGCTGGCCATTAAGAGGTGCAAGCACTTTGAACTGGGAGGAGACAAGAAGAGAAAG GGCCAGGTGATCCAGTTCTAA
- the GLA gene encoding alpha-galactosidase A: MAAARRALRWALAAAALAAALALDNGLARTPPMGWLHWERFLCGTDCTTDPRRCVSERLFVEMADVMAAEGWRDAGYEFVCIDDCWMAPTRDEHGRLQADPKRFPSGIRKLADYVHSKGLKLGIYSDVGNKTCAGFPGSYNHYDLDAQTFASWGVDLLKFDGCNSDTLELLAEGYRRMSLALNKTGRSIVYSCEWPFYLRPVQQPNYTEIKQYCNHWRNFFDVYDSWSSIKSILDWTARHQDSIVKIAGPGGWNDPDMLVIGNFGLSWDQAVTQMAMWAIMAAPLFMSNDLRHISPEAKWLLQNKEVIAINQDLLGKQGYQILKDRNFELWERPLSGQAYALAVLNQQEIGGPQNFTFPLTFLGNGLACNPACSVQQVLPASRDWGVHSWVSSLSVEVNPTGTVLLKVVAV; the protein is encoded by the exons atggcggcggcgcggagggCGCTGCGCTgggcgctggcggcggcggcgctggcggcggcgctggcACTGGACAACGGGCTGGCGCGGACGCCGCCGATGGGCTGGCTGCACTGGGAGCGCTTCCTCTGCGGCACCGACTGCACCACCGATCCGCGTCGCTGTGTCAG CGAGCGACTCTTCGTGGAGATGGCCGACGTGATGGCTGCCGAGGGCTGGAGGGATGCAGGCTACGAGTTCGTCTGCATTGACGACTGCTGGATGGCCCCGACACGGGATGAACACGGCAGGCTCCAGGCTGACCCAAAACGGTTCCCCAGCGGGATCCGCAAGCTAGCTGACTAC GTCCACTCCAAGGGGCTGAAGCTGGGAATCTACAGCGATGTCGGGAACAAGACATGCGCTGGCTTCCCTGGCAGTTACAACCACTATGACCTGGACGCCCAAACGTTTGCTTCCTGGGGCGTGGACCTGTTGAAGTTTGACGGCTGCAACTCTGACAcactggagctgctggcagaag GTTACAGGCGCATGTCTCTGGCCCTGAACAAGACTGGAAGGAGCATTGTGTACTCCTGTGAGTGGCCTTTCTACTTGAGGCCTGTGCAGCAG CCCAATTACACGGAGATCAAACAGTACTGCAATCACTGGAGGAACTTTTTTGATGTCTATGATTCCTGGAGCAGCATCAAGAGTATCTTGGACTGGACAGCACGTCACCAGGACAGCATTGTGAAGATAGCTGGGCCAGGGGGCTGGAATGATCCTGACATG CTGGTGATTGGAAACTTTGGGTTGAGCTGGGACCAGGCAGTGACTCAGATGGCAATGTGGGCTATTATGGCAGCTCCCCTCTTCATGTCCAATGACCTGCGGCACATTAGTCCTGAGGCCAAGTGGCTGCTCCAGAACAAAGAGGTGATCGCCATCAACCAGGATCTGCTGGGCAAGCAGGGATACCAAATCCTCAAG GACAGGAACTTCGAGCTGTGGGAGCGGCCCTTGTCTGGCCAAGCCTAtgccctggcagtgctgaaCCAGCAGGAGAttgggggaccccaaaacttCACCTTCCCCCTCACCTTCCTTGGCAATGGGCTGGCCTGCAACCCAGCGTGCTCTGTCCAGCAGGTCCTGCCAGCCAGCAGGGACTGGGGGGTTCACAGCTGGGTCTCCTCCCTAAGTGTGGAGGTGAACCCAACAGGCACCGTGCTGCTGAAAGTAGTGGCAGTATAG
- the LOC104031337 gene encoding glycine receptor subunit alpha-4, which translates to MSPSDFLDKLMGRTSRYDARIRPNFKGPPVNVTCNIFINSFGSVTETTMDYRVNVFLRQQWNDPRLAYREYPDDSLDLDPSMLDSIWKPDLFFANEKGANFHEVTTDNKLLRIFKNGNVLYSIRLTLILSCPMDLKNFPMDIQTCTMQLESFGYTMNDLIFKWLEEQEAVQVAEGLTLPQFILRDEKDLGYCTKYYNTGKFTCIEVKFHLERQMGYYLIQMYIPSLLIVILSWVSFWINMDAAPARVGLGITTVLTMTTQSAGSRASLPKVSYVKAIDIWMAVCLLFVFAALLEYAAVNFVSRQHKEFMRLRRRQRRQRMEEELIRESRFYLRGYGLGHCLQPKDGAGEGPSIYSPPAAGMLLQEGESLRRHYIDQAKRIDTISRAVFPFTFLVFNIFYWVVYKVLRSEDIHSVP; encoded by the exons ATGTCACCCTCTGATTTCCTGGACAAGCTTATGGGACGAACGTCAAGGTATGATGCCCGGATCCGACCCAACTTCAAAG GTCCACCTGTCAACGTGACGTGCAACATCTTCATCAACAGCTTCGGCTCCGTCACCGAGACCACCATG GACTACCGGGTGAACGTCTTCCTGCGGCAGCAGTGGAACGACCCCCGCCTGGCTTACCGTGAGTACCCCGATGACTCCCTCGACCTCGACCCCTCCATGCTCGACTCTATCTGGAAGCCAGACTTGTTCTTCGCCAATGAGAAAGGGGCCAATTTCCACGAGGTCACCACTGACAACAAGTTGCTGCGCATCTTCAAGAATGGCAATGTGCTCTACAGCATTAG gctgaCACTGATCCTGTCCTGCCCCATGGACCTCAAGAACTTCCCCATGGACATCCAGACTTGCACCatgcagctggagagct TTGGCTACACCATGAATGACCTCATCTTCAAgtggctggaggagcaggaggctgtGCAGGTGGCAGAGGGCTTGACGCTCCCACAGTTCATCCTCAGGGATGAGAAGGACCTGGGCTATTGCACCAAGTACTACAACACAG GCAAGTTCACCTGTATCGAGGTGAAGTTCCACCTGGAGAGGCAGATGGGTTACTACCTGATCCAGATGTACATCCCCAGCCTGCTCATCGTCATCCTTTCCTGGGTCTCCTTCTGGATCAACATGGATGCGGCGCCAGCCCGGGTGGGCTTGGGCATCACCACCGTGCTCACCATGACCACGCAGAGTGCCGGCTCCCGTGCCTCCCTGCCCAAG GTCTCCTATGTGAAGGCCATCGACATCTGGATGGCCGTGTGCCTGCTCTTTGTCTTTGCCGCCTTGTTGGAGTATGCAGCCGTCAACTTTGTCTCCCGCCAGCACAAGGAGTTCATGCGCCTGCGCCGGCGCCAGCGGCGGCAGAGGATG GAGGAAGAGCTCATCCGTGAGAGCCGCTTCTACTTGCGAGGCTACGGGCTGGGCCACTGCCTGCAGCCgaaggatggggctggggagggcccCAGCATCTacagcccccccgccgccggtatgctgctgcaggagggggaGAGCCTCCGCAGGCACTACATCGACCAGGCCAAGCGCATCGACACCATCTCCCGAGCCGTcttccccttcaccttcctgGTCTTCAATATCTTCTACTGGGTCGTCTACAAAGTGCTGCGCTCAGAGGACATCCACTCGGTGCCCTGA